From Camelina sativa cultivar DH55 chromosome 5, Cs, whole genome shotgun sequence:
TCGTATGTCTGAGTTATTCGACATTCTCCTGCAAACGCACTCCTTCCGAGTGCAAAGCCAAGATTGATGAGCTCTCAAGAAACGTATGTGATGCATCGTTTTCATGTTCAAGACTTTGGACTTGTTTGTTAAGTTTCCAGACTTTTAGCGtctctttctttatcttcttttccaGCCATGGTCGAGTAAAGAACTTGATCAGGTCCGAAGGTCAGGGGACCTCATTTGCTGTAACCCTTATCAAGCCTCACTTCGGTTCCAGAGACCAATCTGTGTTCTTCAAAGGAAATACAAGTTGTTGGCTCAAGCTAGACGGAAGCCTCTGCTTCATTTACAACATACACCCATGGTGTAAGGATATGTATATAATAAGGGTATGAATGTAATTAGTATAAGCTAAAACCCTACTACATTGTTGTATATATACTCTGTAACATTGTTACCATAATATTTTTTCAGCTTCCctctatatggtatcagagaGGAAAAAGATCTCAaagacctaatttttttttttttttttacagccgccatcttcttcttcttcttcttcttctttttcttacctTCCTCTCCTTATCAATCATGGCTGCTCCCAATGAGGTTGTTGTTTCTTCGGTGGAAACCTCTCTCGTGAATGTCAACATGTCAAATGTGACTAAACTCACCGCAACCAATTTTCTGATGTGAAGTCGTCAGATCCACGCTCTACTCGATGGCTATGATGTTGCTGGCTATCTTGATGGCTCGGTTTCTTCCCCCGATGCTACTCTTACCACGGCTGGTGTCTCGACGCCAAATCCTGCCTTCAAACATTGGAAGCGACAGGACCGGCTCATCTACTCTGGTCTCCTAGGTACGATCACCGTATCTGTTCAACCCCTCTTGTCAAAAGCCTCGACCTCTCATGACATTTGGGTTACACTTAAAGACACCTACGCCAAGCCTAGTCGTACTCATATCAAACAGATTCGTGATCAACTCACACACTGGAAGAAAGGTAACAAATCTATTGAAGAATATGTCCAAGGCTTCACCATTCGTTTCAGTATGCTTGCGCTGCTTGAAAGTCCGATCGCTCATGAGGACCAGATCGACTACATCCTCGGTGGTCTCTCTGAAGACTACAAACGTGTCATCGACCAAATTGAGGGACGTGATACGGCTCCGACGATCACGGAGGTGAACGAGAAACTCATCAATGAGGAGCTCAAACTCCAGTCTGCGGTTCCCTCGTCCTCGGTTCCAACCACCGCCAACACCGTCTCCTACAAACCTTCGCAGTCACGCAACCAGAACCGTCATAACTCTCGTGGCCAACAAAATCATTACTCACGTAATGACTCTCGTGGCATGGGCCGTGGCTACCAAGGGAGATGTCAGTTGTGTGGCGTTTTTGGACACAGCGCCCGTCGTTGTTCACAGCTTCCCGCTGGTGGTGGCTATCCGATGGCACCAGGCATGTCTCCCGCGTACTCTGGTGGTCCTCCACAGTCTCCGATGCAACCATGGCAGCCTCGTGCGAATGTTGCGATGACTCCCTCTTACAATCCGGCTAACTGGATCATGGACTCCGGTGCGACACACCATCTTACATCTGACTTAGCAAATCTCTCCATGCATCAGCCTTACACCGGTGGGGAAGAGGTTACTATCGCCGATGGCTCCGGTATTCCTATCTCGCAAACTGGTTCAGCGTTACTTCCTACACCCTCTCGTGCACTTAAGCTTATTGATGTTTTTATATGTGCCGAATGTTTGTAAGAATCTCATTTCTGTATACCGGTTGTGTAACGCTAATAATGTCTCGGTGTACTTCTATCCTGcttattttcaggtgaaggatctcaaaACGGGGCTCGGTTACTCCAAGGCAGAACTAAGAATGAGCTATATGAGTGGCCGGTCATCGATAATGTCATCACCAGTTTCACCACTTCACCGCAACCACGAACCGATATCTCATCTTGGCACTACCGTCTCGGCCACCCTTCTTTACCAGTTTTAAAGACTATTGTGTCTCAGTTTTCATTGCCTCTTTCTTCAAAAACACCACAACAGTTTTCTTGTTCAGACTGTTTTAtcaataaaagataaattgCCTTTTCTAATAAACACAATTACATCTACTCGCCCTCTTGAGTATATTTAttcagatgtttggacatctcctcttctttccactgaaaatttcaaatattatcttGTGTTGGTTGACCATTTTACAAGATATACCTGGCTTTATCCGTTAAAACAGAAATCTCAAGTGAAAGAAGTGTTTGTGGCTTTCAAAGCTTTGGTTGAAAAGAGGTTTCAATGTCATATCACCACCTTGTATACCGACAATGGCGGAGAGTATGTTGCACTACGTTCATTCCTAGCTGAACACGCCATCACACATCTCACCACTCCGCCACATACTCCAGAACACAATGGCATCTCCGAACGCAAGCACCGTCACATCGTTGAAACCGCTCTTGCCTTACTCAGTCATGCCGCTGTTCCAAAGTCCTATTGGTCGTACGCCTTTGCTACTGCAGTATACTTGATCAATCGCATGCCTTCCGATGTACTGCATGGAGTTTCACCGTATGTTAAACTTTTTGACCAGAAGCCAAACTACTTGAAGCTCCGAATGTTTCGATGCTTGTCCTTCCCATGGCTTCGCCCCTATACCTCCAACAAGCTTGATGATCGATCAATACCGTGTGTGTTCTTGGGATATTCTCTTACCCAAAGTGCATATCTCTGTTATGATGTTCCTAACCGGAGGATGTACACCTCGCGTCATGTTCAATTTGATGAGCACCAGTTCCCGTTTCTGGTTCCTCCTTCGTTACCCGTTCACAACAAGTCTGATAGTGTGATGACCTCGCCCAATGTGGTCATTCCGGTTCTGCCGCCACCTATAGCTCATTCGCAACAGCCCCCGTCACCGGTCCTTCACCCGTCACCACTGCCGGTTCCACCGTCTTCGTCTGGCAACACATCATCTCCGTCTCCTGCACCAGGATCTCCAGTTAATCGTGCTCAGTCACCGTCATCATCCTCCTCTGTTTCACGACAGTCATCACCACACCAAACTCCACCACCAAGTCCAAACTCAATAAACCCAAGACCACAAACACAACCTACACCACCCTCATCACCCTCGTCTACTACAAATCACGAACCATCACCCTCGTCTACACCACCCGATCCTAGTCCGGCTCTGCCACAACAACTCCATGTTCCTCAACCACAACCTCCACCACAGCCTCTACAACAAAACACGCACACCATGCAAACCCGGTCGAAAAATCACATTGTCAAACCCAAACAGAAGTTTAACCTCACTACCAACGTATCCTCTCCTTCCCATGATATACCTTTGACGGTGGCTGAGGCACTTAAGGATCCGCGTTGGAGATAGGCAATGTGTGACGAGTATAATGCTCAGCTACAACATCGAACATGGGACTCTGTTCCTCCTGCACCGCATCAGAATGTAATCTCTTGTAAGTggatttttacaattaaatatcATGCTGATGGTTCGATTGACAGATATAAGGCGAGACTGGTTGCACGAGGTTTCAATCAACAGTACGGGTTGGATTATTCTGTAACCTTCAGTCCGGTGATTAAATCAACAATGGTGCGGATGGTTCTTGAAGTCGCGGTGAAGAAAAACTGGCAGATTCATCAGGTTGATATCAACAATGCTTTTTTGCAAGGCACTTTAACTGATGAGGTGTATGTAACGCAACCTCCGGGGTTTGTTGACAAAGATCATCCTCACAATGTCTGTCGTCTCAACAAGGCACTATATGGTCTCAAACAAGCACCGCGCGCATGGTACCAAGAACTTAAAACCTTCCTTTTACAAGCTGGTTTTAAAAATTCTCTTGCAGATACCTCTTTGTTTGTTTACCACCGCGGCTGTGATTTTATTTATGTCTTGgtgtatgtggatgatatcATCATTGCCGGAGCTCCTGCACTTGTCAAAGCATTCAACGTTGCACTTGCGGCTCGATTCTCGCTGAAAGACCTTGGTCCTCTCAAGTACTTCTTAGGCATTGAAGCCATACGTTCCTTGCAAGGTCTACACTTGATGCAACGTAAGTACGTCATGGATCTTCTGCACAAGACAAACATGCTTCATGCGAAGCCTGTTTTCACTCCCATGGTCACATCTCCCAAGCTCACGCTGGAATCCGGCACACCATTACTTGATCCCAAAGACTATCGTGCGGTCATCGGCAGCTTACAGTACCTCTCCTTTACACGGCCAGATATCGCTTTTGCAGTCAACAAGTTATCCCAGTTCATGCATAAGCCCACGGACAAACATTGGCAAGCCGCTAAGCACATCCTCCGTTATCTCGCTGGTACACGTTCTCATGGCATCTTCCTCAAAGCTCATGCTCCGTTAACGATACACGCCTTCTCTGACGCTGACTGGGGTTGTGACAGGAACACCTATACCTCCACCAACGCGTACATCATATATTTTGGCGGTAGTCCCATTTCCTGGTCCTCCAAGAAACAACGCAGCGTCTCACGATCGTCAACCGAAGCGGAATATCGAGCTGTTGCTAATGCCGCATCTGAACTTCGGTGGATTTTCTCGTTGCTAACTGAACTGGGTGTGTCGCTTCCAGTTGCTCCGGTTCTCTACTGTGATAATGTGGGTGCTACATACCTCTGTGCGAATCCGGTCTTCCACTCAAAGATGAAGCATGTTGCTATAGACTATCATTTTGTACGAGAGTTCATTCAATCAGGAGTGTTACGGGTCTCGCACATCTCCACCAAAGATCAACTTGCCGACGAACTGACCAAGCCGTTACCGAGACCACTGTTTGAAAACTTGACTTACAAGATTGGAGTGAGAGCTctccctccatcttgagggggagtgTAAGGATATGTATATAATAAGGGTATGAATGTAATTAGTATAAGCTNATTCAACGTTGCACTTGCGGCTCGATTCTCGCTGAAAGACCTTGGTCCTCTCAAGTACTTCTTAGGCATTGAAGCCATACGTTCCTTGCAAGGTCTACACTTGATGCAACGTAAGTACGTCATGGATCTTCTGCACAAGACAAACATGCTTCATGCGAAGCCTGTTTTCACTCCCATGGTCACATCTCCCAAGCTCACGCTGGAATCCGGCACACCATTACTTGATCCCAAAGACAATCGTGCGGTCATCGGCAGCTTACAGTACCTCTCCTTTACACGGCCAGATATCGCTTTTGCAGTCAACAAGTTATCCCAGTTCATGCATAAGCCCACGGACAAACATTGGCAAGCCACTAAGCACATCCTCCGTTATCTCGCTGGTACACGTTCTCATGGCATCTTCCTCAAAGCTCATGCTCCGTTAACAATACACGCCTTCTCCGACGCTGACTGGGGTTGTGACAGGAACACCTATACCTCCACCAACGCGTACATCATATATTTTGGCGGTAGTCCCATTTCCTGGTCCTCCAAGAAACAACGCAGCGTCTCACGATCGTCAACCGAAGCGGAATATCGAGCTGTTGCTAATGCCGCATCTGAACTTCGGTGGATTTTCTCGTTGCTAACTGAACTGGGTGTGTCGCTTCCAGTTGCTCCGGTTCTCTACTGTGATAATGTGGGTGCTACATACCTCTGTGCGAATCCGGTCTTCCACTCAAAGATGAAGCATGTTGCTATAGACTATCATTTTGTACGAGAGTTCATTCAATCAGGAGTGTTACGGGTCTCGCACATCTCCACCAAAGATCAACTTGCCGACGAACTGACCAAGCCGTTACCGAGACCACTGTTTGAAAACTTGACTTACAAGATTGGAGTGAGAGCTctccctccatcttgagggggagtgTAAGGATATGTATATAATAAGGGTATGAATGTAATTAGTATAAGCTAAAACCCTACTACATTGTTGTATATATACTCTGTAACATTGTTACCCTCTCGTGCACTTAAGCttattgatgttttatatgtGCCGAATGTTTGTAAGAATCTCATTTCCGTATACCAGTTGTGTAACCCTAATAATGTCTCGGTGCACTTCTATCCTGcttattttcaggtgaaggatctcaaaACGGGGGCCCGGTTACTCCAAGGCAGAACTAAGAATGAGCTATATGAGTGGCCGGTCATCGATAATGTCATCACCAGTTTCACCACTTCACCGCAACCACGAACCGATATCTCATCTTGGCACTACCGTCTCGGCCACCCTTCTTTACCTGTTTTAAAGACTATTGTGTCTCAGTTTTCATTGCCTCTTTCTTCAAAAACACCACAACAGTTTTCTTGTTCAGACTGTTTTatcaataaaagtcataaattgTCTTTCCACATAAACACAATTACATCTACTCGCCCCCTTGAGTATATTTAttcagatgtttggacatctcctcttctttccactgaaaatttcaaatattatcttGTGTTGGTTGACCATTTTACAAGATATACCTGGCTTTATCCGTTAAAACAGAAATCTCAAGTGAAAGAAGTGTTTGTGGCTTTCAAAGCTTTGGTTGAAAAGAGGTTTCAATGTCATATCACCACCTTGTATACCAACAATGGCGGAGAGTATGTTGCACTACGTTCATTCCTTGCTGAACACGGCATCACACATCTCACCACTCCACCACATACTCCAGAACACAATGGCATCTCCGAACGCAATCACCATCACATCGTTGAAACCGGTCTTGCCTTACTCAGTCATGCCGCTGTTCCAAAGTCCTATTGGCCGTACGCCTTTGCTACTGCAGTATACTTGATCAATCGCATGCCTTCCGATGTACTGCATGGAGTTTCACCGTATGTTAAACTTTTTGACCAGAAGCCAAACTACTTGAAGCTCCGAATGTTTCGATGCTTGTGCTTCCCATGGCTTCGCCCCTATACCTCCAACAAGCTTGATGATCGATCAATACCGTGTGTGTTCTTGGGATATTCTCTTACCCAAAGTGCATATCTCTGTTATGATGTTCCTAACCGGAGGATGTACACCTCGCGTCATGTTCAATTTGATGAGCACCAGTTCCCGTTTCTGGTTCCTCCTTCGTTACCCGTTCACAACAAGTCTGATAGTGTGATGTCCTCGCCCAATGTGGTCATTCCGGTTCTGCCGCCACCTATAGCTCATTCGCAACAGCCCCCGTCACCGGTCCTTCACCCGTCACCACTGCCGGTTCCACCGTCTTCGTCTGGCAACACATCATCTCCGTCTCCTGCACCAGGATCTCCAGTTAATCGTGCTCAGTCACCGTCATCATCCTCCTCTGTTTCACGACAGTCATCACCACACCAAACTCCACCACCAAGTCCAAACTCAATAAACCCAAGACCACAAACACAACCTACACCACCCTCATCACCCTCGTCTACTACAAATCACGAACCATCACCCTCGTCTACACCACCCGATCCTAGTCCGGCTCTGCCACAACAACTCCATGTTCCTCAACCACAACCTCCACCACAGCCTCTACAACAAAACACGCACACCATGCAAACCCGGTCGAAAAATCACATTGTCAAACCCAAACAGAAGTTTAACCTCACTACCAACGTATCCTCTCCTTCCCATGATATACCTTTGACGGTGGCTGAGGCACTTAAGGATCCGCGTTGGAGATAGGCAATGTGTGACGAGTATAATGCTCAGCTACAACATCGAACATGGGACTCTGTTCCTCCCGCACCGCATCAGAATGTAATCTCTTGTAAGTggatttttacaattaaatatcATGCTGATGGTTCGATTGACAGATATAAGGTGAGACTGGTTGCACGAGGTTTCAATCAACAGTACGGGTTGGATTATTCTGAAACCTTCAGTCCGGTGATTAAATCAACAACGGTGAGGATGGTTCTTGAAGTTGCGGTGAAGAAAAACTGGCAGATTCATCAGGTTGATATCAACAATGCTTTTTTGCAAGGCACTTTAACTAATGAGGTGTATGTAACGCAACCTCCGGGGTTTGTTAACAAAGATCATCCTCACAATGTCTGTCGTCTCAACAAGGCACTATACGGTCTCAAACAAGCACTGCGCGCATGGTACCAAGAACTTAAAACCTTCCTTTTACAAGCTGGTTTTAAAAATTCTCTTGCAGATACCTCTTTGTTTGTTTACCACCGCGGCTGTGATTTTATTTATGTCTTGgtgtatgtggatgatatcATCATTGCCGGAGCTCCTGCACTTGTCAAAGCGTTCAACGTTGCACTTGCCGCTCGATTCTCGCTGAAAGACCTTGGTCCTCTCAAGTACTTCTTAGGCATTGAAGCCACACGTTCCTCGCAAGGTCTACACTTGATGCAATGTAAGTACGTCACGGATCTTCTGCACAAGACAAACATGCTTCATGCGAAGCCTGTTTTCACTCCCATGGTCACATCTCCCAAGCTCACGCTGGAATCCGGCACACCATTACTTGATCCCAAAGACAATCGTGCGGTCATCGGCAGCTTACAGTACCTCTCCTTTACACGGCCAGATATCGCTTTTGCAGTCAACAAGTTATCCCAGTTCATGCATAAGCCCACGGACAAACATTGGCAAGCCACTAAGCACATCCTCCGTTATCTCGCTGGTACACGTTCTCATGGCATCTTCCTCAAAGCTCATGCTCCGTTAACAATACACGCCTTCTCCGACGCTGACTGGGGTTGTGACAGGAACACCTATACCTCCACCAACGCGTACATCATATATTTTGGCGGTAGTCCCATTTCCTGGTCCTCCAAGAAACAACGCAGCGTCTCACGATCGTCAACCGAAGCGGAATATCGAGCTGTTGCTAATGCCGCATCTGAACTCCGGTGGATTTGCTCGTTGCTAACTGAACTGGGTGTGTCGCTTCCAGTTGCTCCGGTTCTCTACTGTAATAATGTGGGTGCTACATACCTCTGTGCGAATCCGGTCTTCCACTCAAAGATGAAGCATGTTGCTCTAGACTATCATTTTGTACGAGAGTTCATTCAATCAGGAGTGTTACGGGTCTCGCACATCTCCACCAAAGATCAACTCGCCGACGCACTGACCAAGCCGTTACCGAGACCACTGTTTGAAAACTTGACTTACAAGATTGGAGTGAGAGCTctccctccatcttgagggagGGTGTAAGGATATGTATATAATAAGGGTATGAATGTAATTAGTATAAGCTAAAACCCTACTACATTGTTGTATATATACTCTGTAACATTGTTACCCTCTCGTGCACTTAAGCTTCAAACCCTCTATACATGGAGCAACGACAGGTTAGTTCTCGAGTAGAAACTCTCGATTGATCATGTGATTATGTAGGATTTGAAATAAGAATGGAACCCTTCTGTGGATTAGGTCAATAAGATGTGTCCTGGGAGGGATGTTGAGAAGATGGCTCTGAGTGATGTGGATAATTTACTATTATCCGGcttagagaaggagagaaagaaacttAGGGAGCTACTCGGTCTACGAGGTTGCATAGCAATTGTGGGTCCTGAGCAGTCTGGGAAGAAGGTTCTTCTCCGATCTGTGTGTGAGGTATTAAATATCCAGATAAATGTTGTTCCTCACAAGGTAAACCAATATACCTTTTTGAAACAcggtatatattaatatacagtAGAGTGCCTCACAGTAGTTTATCTCTCATAGTTTTCGTCTTGTCTTTTCTATCAGAATCATGAACCTCAAGACTCCTACTTGGTTCATCATGCTTTTTCACAAAAAAGCATGAACTCGCTTCTCTTTTTTGATGATGAAACGCTCTGTAAATGGGGTGCTGCCCTTGTTGATTTTCTTTCTTACCCTCGGAGTAAGAAGGATATATTTGTCGTGCTTTGTTTAAGTAGGCCGTATGTGCTTGACAAGATGGTTATAAGATTATTTGGGCAGAGGTACAGTAAAGACTCCCTTAATAGgtttttttctagttttacaAGGTCTCAAGTTGTGATCCAAACTAACTACAATCTCATTTGATCTTTATACAGATTGATACTCGTGAATCCACCTGCTGCTTTGATAAGGACGTTAATTTTATAAGTTATTCTCGGATCAAGTCGAAATTTTACCCACGAtttattgttttacaaaattttagttaaattaccctgatttaatatgtctaatattctaatattagtgagtattgaccaaataattaaataaaggtTTAATCCGtgttttaaaaccaaattaataatattttatatttatagtaatgTTAATTCAACCCGTCATGTTAATAACGTGTCCcactatataacaacaaactgtcatattagtggtttaacctgtgtttcaaaaccgtcatattagtggttttggtaTTGGATGTTAAGtttcgtttgtgaagttgatatttatatatggaaaatgcttgatgagcaaggagtttacgatccgtagcaataaaagagagattttagtgttttcctatttgagttgataacattatcgcagaataatattcagtttcttaacgcaatatatactatattaaatatatttctagatgctaaagttaaatatacccgattattgagtttctaaaatTTGGGTTTccgtttttatgaactttattaatgttataataattattgcgattgtaatcatttgttactcaaattcggttgtgtaatttaaatttaagagatcatacagtctctaTAGCtctattaaaatagttttaaagatttttataggattaaaaatttaatgcgtagagttgtttttgaaaaaaataaaatatatagatgttgtcaatttatttatagcaataaacgtatcaaattaggtcgatttaaatagttccattaattgagtttctacgaaatattattttaggaaaattgttAGGGGTttatgttgtaaataaaacaaattaaataagtaaactTAAATGGcgtaaaccaaaatgtacttcaaaaataataaagatatattttatccaaaaatacttttaaaaacaatcacataaattatattttatataaaaattaaaatataaataaattgtatttcaactcgtgctctaACACGAGTTTTAATCTAGTACTAAATAAAATGTGTTttaatccgtgctctagcacgggtcttaatttATAAGCTGAACTATAAAAACATGTACAAcggagaaaatatattaattttataagcTGAACCAtttaagttaaatttttttctttttcttcatagcattttataaaaataaattaaaaagacaacATATTAAATCATAACAAAGGCTGAGACCCACCTAAATGAAAGCTCATTTCAAGCAAGGAAGTCAATTGGAGAAGTTATATGATGTAGAAGATCAGCATAAAGCTACGTGGAAGGCTATCAAGTATCAAACCAATCATATTTTCAATCCGatcatttccatttttttgctCTAAATTCGATTTTCTTCCGCAACTAAACCTAAGATTAAGGAAGAGAAATTCTAATGTTTTTGCAATAAAGTCCAACCATTTGAGAAACCCATGTCTGATCTCTAAATTTTTACAGATGTGAGCTTTTGGTTATCTGAATTTTGTCTTCCAATTGCATGAAGCTCTCTTCACTTTTAGTTGTTTCtgattcaaaattaaaacattccCGAGCAAGGATTCATAATGATTGGACTGTGGATTGAGACAAATACTCAGCCAAATAGCTAGATGAATTGAAGGTCAAATGATGAATCATGTGTTCATCCATTTTCAGTGGAAAGCTTAAGTTTATGGTTTCGTAGTCCAAGTGAATTATCGAAGGGATATATACCagataaatgaaaacaaagttGTCATTCTGTTTAGTGATGTAAAATGAACGCTTACAATTAGATGGCTTCAACCAATggaatatattttgaaaatacgtTTAGAATATGATATTGTTATGCATTTATCTGAACGCATATTTCTAAATATATGTTTCATATCTTAATACATTTAAATGAACGCAAACTGATTGTACTTACTCATAAAtcaatgtaaatatatttagaaaatattaatcttGGTATATCACAAGACAATTATAATCACACAAATCTCATTCAAGAGATGCAAAGgtaggaaagaagaagaatcaaacgaTTTTAGTAAAGAAAGTAGAAGTAATATTAAGCTATGAAAGG
This genomic window contains:
- the LOC104787664 gene encoding uncharacterized protein LOC104787664 (The sequence of the model RefSeq protein was modified relative to this genomic sequence to represent the inferred CDS: added 39 bases not found in genome assembly); translation: MEQRQVNKMCPGRDVEKMALSDVDNLLLSGLEKERKKLRELLGLRGCIAIVGPEQSGKKVLLRSVCEVLNIQINVVPHKNHEPQDSYLVHHAFSQKSMNSLLFFDDETLCKWGAALVDFLSYPRSKKDIFVVLCLSRPYVLDKMVIRLFGQRLILVNPPAALIRTLILKKILQEKDIEVS